One Lampris incognitus isolate fLamInc1 chromosome 14, fLamInc1.hap2, whole genome shotgun sequence DNA window includes the following coding sequences:
- the LOC130123741 gene encoding arylsulfatase I-like — translation MHAAATPFVLCGLLSFSCFSVDGTGPLNINDEKTQGQEGSLKQRKQPHIIFILTDDQGYNDIGYHNPSIKTPTLDKLAAEGVRLENYYVQPICTPSRSQLMTGRYQIHTGLQHSIIRPRQPSCLPLHMDTLPQRLQEAGYATHMVGKWHLGFYRKACLPTRKGFDSFFGSLTGSVDYYSYGSCDGPGLCGYDLHDDEGVAWGLEGRYSTLLYTQRVRKILEAHDPAAKPLFLLLSLQAVHTPLQPPKSYIYPYRDMDNVARRKFAAMVSTVDEAVRNVTYALRKYGYYRNSVIVYSTDNGAQPFTGGSNWPLRGRKGTYWEGGVRGVAFVHSPLLKRRKRVSRALLHITDWFPTLVGLAGGNISQSQGLDGFDVWATISEGKESPRQEILHNIDPLHRVSDPAPLQKGGKKAPEKKGASVIAPKTAPGLSSKKPKRKSQKRQSKLWSKLESKSHTTETPWAFSQHFPRSKSSCAKCKPQRLPKSQLKPKSKSQVYVPRRPPSTYKPRSSRNLNHHQNLSTSGLPWSKSEAGTHSHSKFSKTVSQYQSLLQSKPTQIKPHPHPDLRHRPEPQSESQSSGSVQSVWDTSVQAAIRVGDWKLLTGDPGHGDWVPPQVLTTLPGRWWNLERTPVSPIKTKSNKNIWLFNITDDPYERWDLADQRPDVVQRLLARLAYHNRTAVPVHFPPDDPRANPDRHGGAWVPWVGEEEKEEEGNKGVYKKGKNRKKKKRKKKKKCKLCKLRSFFLKLNTRMMSNRI, via the exons ATGCATGCAGCTGCAACTCCGTTTGTGCTGTGTGGTTTGCTGAGCTTCAGCTGCTTTTCTGTGGATGGGACTGGACCTCTAAATATCAATGACGAGAAGACTCAAGGCCAGGAAGGGTCCCTAAAGCAGAGAAAACAGCCACACATAATATTTATTCTCACTGATGACCAG GGCTACAATGACATTGGCTACCACAACCCGTCCATCAAGACCCCCACGCTGGACAAGCTGGCGGCGGAGGGCGTGCGGTTGGAGAACTACTATGTTCAGCCCATCTGTACACCGTCACGCAGTCAGCTCATGACCGGCAG GTACCAGATCCATACTGGACTCCAGCATTCTATCATCAGACCGCGACAGCCGAGCTGTCTGCCCTTGCACATGGACACACTGCCCCAGAGGCTTCAGGAGGCTGGCTACGCCACACACATGGTGGGCAAGTGGCACCTGGGATTCTACAG gAAAGCATGCCTACCTACTAGAAAAGGGTTTGACAGCTTCTTTGGTTCCCTGACAGGAAGTGTTGATTACTACAG TTACGGATCATGTGACGGCCCCGGGCTGTGCGGATATGATCTCCATGATGATGAGGGTGTGGCCTGGGGCCTTGAGGGGAGGTACTCCACTCTGCTGTACACGCAGAGGGTCCGGAAAATTCTGGAGGCTCACGACCCTGCAGCCAAGCCTCTTTTCCTGCTGCTCTCTCTTCAG GCAGTCCACACCCCTTTACAACCTCCTAAGTCCTATATCTACCCCTACCGTGACATGGACAACGTTGCTCGGAGGAAGTTCGCTGCCATGGTCTCCACGGTGGATGAAGCGGTTCGTAATGTCACCTACGCCCTCAGGAAGTACGGATACTACCGAAACAGTGTCATCGTTTATTCCACCGACAACGGTGCCCAGCCATTCACAGGAGGAAGCAACTGGCCGCTACGGGGCCGCAAG GGTACCTACTGGGAGGGAGGTGTCCGCGGGGTGGCGTTTGTTCACAGCCCCTTGTTAAAGCGTAGGAAGAGGGTCTCCAGGGCCCTGCTTCACATCACTGACTGGTTCCCCACCCTGGTGGGGTTGGCTGGGGGCAACATCAGCCAG aGTCAAGGCCTGGACGGGTTTGATGTTTGGGCCACCATCAGCGAAGGGAAGGAATCACCTCGCCAGGAGATCTTACACAACATTGACCCCCTACACAGAGTCTCTGATCCAGCCCCACTTCAAAAGGGGGGCAAGAAGGCCCCTGAGAAGAAAGGGGCTTCAG TAATTGCCCCGAAGACTGCTCCAGGCCTGTCCTCCAAGAAGCCCAAGAGGAAGTCCCAGAAGCGACAATCAAAGTTATGGTCAAAGTTGGAGTCCAAATCACATACCACCGAGACACCCTGGGCCTTTTCCCAGCACTTTCCTAGGTCCAAATCTTCCTGCGCTAAGTGCAAGCCCCAACGCCTCCCAAAATCACAGCTTAAACCTAAATCCAAGTCCCAGGTTTACGTTCCGCGCCGACCTCCCTCCACGTACAAGCCACGGTCCAGTCGGAACCTGAACCATCACCAGAACCTGTCAACGTCAGGACTGCCGTGGTCCAAATCCGAAGCTGGTACCCATTCACATTCAAAGTTCAGTAAAACTGTTTCCCAGTACCAGAGCCTGCTGCAGTCCAAACCAACCCAGATTAAACCCCATCCCCACCCTGATCTCAGGCACCGACCTGAACCCCAGTCAGAGTCCCAGTCCTCTGGGTCTGTCCAGTCAGTGTGGGACACGTCAGTCCAGGCTGCCATCAGAGTCGGTGACTGGAAGCTGCTGACAGGAGACCCAGGACATGGAGACTGGGTCCCCCCACAG GTGCTCACCACACTCCCTGGTCGCTGGTGGAACCTCGAACGGACGCCAGTATCCCCCATTAAAACCAAGAGCAACAAGAACATCTGGCTGTTCAACATAACGGACGACCCCTATGAACGGTGGGACCTGGCGGACCAGAGGCCAGACGTGGTCCAACGCCTGCTCGCCCGGCTGGCCTACCACAACCGGACCGCTGTGCCGGTTCACTTTCCGCCCGACGACCCGCGAGCCAACCCCGACAGGCACGGTGGGGCCTGGGTGCCCTGGGTGGgcgaggaggagaaagaggaggaggggaaTAAGGGAGTGTACAAGAAAGGTAagaacaggaagaagaagaagagaaagaagaagaagaagtgcaaGCTGTGCAAACTGAGGTCATTCTTTCTGAAACTGAACACCAGGATGATGTCCAATCGAATCTGA